One Larus michahellis chromosome 11, bLarMic1.1, whole genome shotgun sequence genomic region harbors:
- the LOC141749890 gene encoding protocadherin gamma-A10-like — MFAAGWRWVRQERAVLWCVMMAAWESAWGQLRYSVPEEMPKGSFVGDVAKDLALDLPMLQDRGVRLVSEGGTQYFALHGKTGHLVTVERIDREQLCRLLEKCLLRCEVIIEGEMKVYRIEVEIMDINDNAPSFREKETELRMSEMTAPGLRFPLRVAQDPDVGRNSLQRYELSGDEHFSLSVQAGPGGDQRPELVLAKALDREEAAFHELVLRASDGGEPSRTGTARIRVAVLDANDNAPAFSQAEYTVRVAEDVPVGSALLTVTAIDADEGMNGDVKYSFHKISDRASELFSLNSGTGELCLKDNLDFEEISSHELEVQAHDAGELFDTAKVAIMVTDVNDNAPKISVRSALNEISEDSPPGTVVALLHVQDRDSGPNGQVRCSIAESLPFRLEKTFEDYYRVVTARELDREAVSEYNVTVRASDGGSPPLWSSAVLSLRVLDVNDNAPVFAEARYSARVAENNAAGALVLTVRAADADWGQNARVRYRLWEGRVRGAPLSSYVSVHAETGALYALRSFDYEEVREVGLWVRAEDGGAPSLSSNVSVRLVIVDENDNAPQVLYPPPASGAGWAGVELAPRSAEPGALVAKVVAVDADAGQNAWLSYELAKATEPALFRVGLHSGEVRTARVPLSRDAARQSLVVVVKDHGRPALSATATLTVVLAESVGELLSELGSAAAAGEPSVSLTRWLVLAVAAVSCLFLAFLLLLLALRLRRWRRSQLLAAGSGALRGVPASHFVGIDGVRAFLHSYSHEVSLTADSRKSQLRFSGGSCCDTLPARPPPDEPAPLLAEDADGARRADPAAPPVSSSHHACSATPPSPSSVSFPVVLSVMSVG, encoded by the coding sequence ATGTTTGCAGCGGGGTGGCGCTGGGTCCGGCAGGAGCGAGCCGTGCTGTGGTGCGTTATGATGGCAGCGTGGGAGTCGGCGTGGGGTCAGCTGCGCTACTCCGTTCCTGAGGAGATGCCGAAGGGCTCGTTCGTGGGCGACGTGGCCAAAGACCTGGCGCTGGACCTGCCGATGCTCCAAGACCGCGGCGTCCGCTTAGTTTCCGAAGGTGGGACGCAGTATTTCGCCCTGCACGGGAAGACGGGACATTTAGTGACGGTGGAGAGGATAGATAGAGAGCAGCTGTGCCGGCTACTGGAGAAATGCTTGCTGCGCTGTGAGGTGATAATAGAGGGAGAAATGAAGGTTTACAGAATCGAAGTGGAAATCATGGACATTAACGACAACGCCCCCAGCTTCCGAGAGAAAGAAACGGAACTGAGAATGAGCGAGATGACAGCCCCGGGGTTGCGTTTTCCCCTACGGGTCGCACAGGACCCGGACGTGGGACGGAATTCCCTGCAGAGGTACGAGCTGAGCGGTGACGAGCACTTCTCGCTGTCCGTGCAggcgggccccggcggggaccAGCGTCCCGAGCTGGTGCTGGCGAAggcgctggaccgggaggaggCGGCCTTTCACGAGCTGGTGCTGAGGGCGAGCGACGGCGGCGAGCCGTCGCGGACAGGCACGGCACGGATCCGCGTGGCGGTGCTGGACGCCAACGACAACGCGCCCGCGTTCAGCCAGGCGGAGTACACGGTGCGTGTGGCGGAGGACGTGCCCGTGGGCTCCGCCCTGCTCACCGTCACGGCCATCGACGCCGACGAAGGGATGAACGGCGACGTGAAATACAGTTTCCATAAAATTTCCGACCGGGCATCGGAACTTTTTTCCCTGAATTCTGGGACAGGAGAACTATGCCTTAAAGACAATTTGGACTTCGAGGAGATCTCCTCACATGAACTCGAAGTGCAAGCACATGACGCAGGAGAGCTTTTCGACACAGCGAAAGTCGCGATCATGGTGACAGACGTAAATGACAACGCGCCCAAGATCTCAGTGAGGTCTGCACTGAATGAGATCTCTGAGGATTCCCCGCCGGGGACGGTGGTGGCCCTGCTGCACGTGCAGGACCGCGACTCGGGCCCCAACGGCCAGGTGCGGTGCAGCATCGCCGAGAGCCTCCCGTTCCGTCTGGAGAAGACTTTTGAGGACTACTACCGCGTGGTAACGGCGCGGGAGCTGGACCGTGAGGCGGTGTCGGAGTACAACGTGACGGTGCGGGCGTCGGACGGCGGTTCGCCGCCGCTGTGGAGCAGCGCGGTGCTGTCGCTGCGGGtgctggacgtgaacgacaacgcgccggtgtTCGCGGAGGCGCGGTACAGCGCGCGGGTGGCcgagaacaacgcggcgggcgcgctgGTGCTGACGGTGCGGGCGGCGGACGCGGACTGGGGTCAGAACGCGCGCGTGCGGTACCGGCTGTGGGAGGGGCGCGTGCGGGGCGCGCCGCTGTCGTCGTACGTGTCGGTGCACGCGGAGACGGGCGCGCTGTACGCGCTGCGCTCCTTCGACTACGAGGAGGTGCGCgaggtggggctgtgggtgcgggCGGAGGACGGCGGCGCGCCGTCGCTGAGCAGCAACGTGTCGGTGCGCCTGGTGATCGtggacgagaacgacaacgcgccgcagGTGCTGTACCCGCCGCCGGCGTCGGGCGCGGGCTGGGCGGGCGTGGAGCTGGCGCCGCGGTCGGCGGAGCCCGGGGCGCTGGTGgccaaggtggtggcggtggacgcggacgcggggcAGAACGCGTGGCTGTCGTACGAGCTGGCGAAGGCGACGGAGCCGGCGCTgttccgcgtggggctgcacagcggcgaggtgcgCACGGCGCGGGTGCCGCTGTCCCGCGACGCGGCGCggcagagcctggtggtggtggtgaaggaccacgggcgtccggcgctgtcggccacggccacgctgacGGTGGTGCTGGCCGAGAGCGTGGGCGAGCTGCTGTCGGAgctgggcagcgcggcggcggcgggcgagccgTCCGTCAGCCTGACGCGCTGGCTGGTGCTGGCCGTGGCGGccgtgtcctgcctcttcctcgccttcctgctgctgctgctggcgctgcgccTGCGGCGCTGGCGCCGCTCGCAGCtgctggcggcgggcagcggcgccttGCGCGGCGTCCCGGCCTCGCACTTCGTGGGCATCGACGGCGTCCGCGCCTTCCTGCACTCCTACTCGCACGAGGTGTCGCTCACCGCCGACTCGCGCAAGAGCCAGCTCCGCTTCTCGGGCGGCAGCTGCTGCGACACCCTCccggcgcgcccgccgcccgaCGAGCCCGCGCCGCTGCTCGCCGAGGACGCCGACGGCGCCCGCCGCGCcgaccccgccgctcccccggtgAGTTCCTCCCACCACGCTTGCTCTGCCacgcctccctctccctcttctgtGTCCTTCCCAGTCGTGCTCTCTGTCATGTCTGTAGGATGA